The Virgibacillus phasianinus genome includes a window with the following:
- a CDS encoding cob(I)yrinic acid a,c-diamide adenosyltransferase, giving the protein MRIYTRTGDKGQTGLIGGRVDKDDIRVEAYGTVDELNCFVGKIVTELDLGLFSDILEDLEKIQHELFDCGGDLASVSKKRPLKLTEESIDYLEEKIDQFIEQAPKIERFILPGGSTPAASIHIARTITRRAERLVVRLMKQETLESDVSLKYLNRLSDYFFTLARVVNARLKVKDVEYVRSARVFRDGKRKEK; this is encoded by the coding sequence ATGCGAATTTATACACGAACAGGTGACAAAGGACAAACAGGCTTAATTGGGGGCCGGGTTGATAAGGATGATATTAGGGTTGAAGCATACGGCACCGTTGATGAATTAAATTGTTTTGTAGGAAAAATAGTCACCGAACTGGATTTAGGGCTGTTTTCCGACATTCTCGAAGATCTGGAAAAAATCCAACACGAACTGTTTGATTGTGGTGGCGATTTAGCAAGTGTCTCTAAAAAACGGCCACTGAAACTGACTGAAGAATCCATTGATTACCTGGAAGAAAAAATTGATCAGTTTATTGAACAAGCCCCAAAAATAGAACGATTCATTTTACCTGGTGGTTCCACGCCAGCCGCTTCCATTCATATCGCACGCACTATAACCAGGAGGGCCGAGCGTTTGGTTGTCCGGCTGATGAAACAGGAGACATTAGAATCGGATGTATCTCTTAAGTATTTGAACCGGCTTTCTGATTATTTCTTCACCCTGGCAAGAGTTGTAAATGCGAGACTGAAGGTGAAGGATGTTGAATACGTCCGCAGTGCCCGGGTATTTCGGGATGGCAAGCGCAAGGAGAAGTAA
- a CDS encoding bifunctional adenosylcobinamide kinase/adenosylcobinamide-phosphate guanylyltransferase, producing MHVVTGGAYNGKSAWVRQHYLVDDSTDYHWLSAYQSEPCPDDLSVLSKNIVVCEGVEQWVLQWIENQSITEVRTMGRGLIAKWLDWEQTTAQRKLVIIGSDISKGIVPVESKMRTWRDVTGWFYQDLVKQCDRLDLIWYGINKQLK from the coding sequence TTGCATGTTGTTACAGGAGGTGCCTACAACGGAAAATCAGCGTGGGTAAGACAACACTATCTGGTTGACGACAGCACTGATTACCACTGGCTGTCAGCTTATCAATCAGAACCATGTCCGGACGATTTGTCGGTTTTAAGCAAGAACATCGTTGTCTGTGAAGGAGTGGAGCAGTGGGTTCTACAATGGATAGAAAACCAGAGTATCACAGAGGTCCGAACAATGGGCCGGGGTTTGATAGCCAAATGGTTAGATTGGGAACAAACAACGGCCCAGCGAAAACTGGTCATTATTGGTTCAGATATTTCCAAAGGTATCGTCCCTGTGGAGTCAAAAATGCGAACCTGGCGCGATGTGACAGGATGGTTCTATCAGGATTTGGTGAAACAATGTGATCGTTTAGACCTCATTTGGTACGGAATCAACAAACAGTTAAAATAA
- a CDS encoding histidine phosphatase family protein, with translation MDDCMAITLLRHGMTKENQKSAYIGWTDSPLSEQGKSDVKRMHEYFPEMDMVFSSDLKRCLETAALAFPNQLVQCLAEIREIHFGAWEGKTYAELQHLPSYRHWIDHPFRSRPDGGESFEAFCRRIQDGFTEIRRQIIATDAKETAIVTHGGVIRYLLSILLDQNTPFFQWHIPYGGGYRLCWTKDSFRRDENCMLLQEVPTTENQRG, from the coding sequence ATGGATGATTGTATGGCTATTACACTATTACGTCATGGGATGACAAAGGAAAACCAAAAGTCAGCATATATCGGCTGGACGGATTCTCCCTTAAGTGAGCAAGGGAAATCAGATGTAAAGCGGATGCACGAATATTTTCCTGAAATGGACATGGTTTTTTCAAGTGATTTAAAGCGGTGTCTGGAGACAGCAGCACTTGCGTTTCCAAATCAGCTTGTACAATGTTTGGCGGAAATAAGAGAAATACACTTTGGTGCATGGGAAGGAAAAACATATGCGGAATTACAACATCTCCCTTCCTACCGTCATTGGATTGATCATCCATTTCGTTCACGTCCTGATGGCGGCGAATCATTTGAAGCCTTTTGCAGGCGAATACAAGACGGATTCACAGAAATCAGGAGGCAAATTATAGCAACGGATGCAAAAGAAACAGCAATTGTTACGCATGGTGGGGTAATACGTTATTTGCTATCCATTCTTTTGGATCAAAACACACCATTTTTCCAATGGCATATTCCATATGGCGGCGGTTACCGGCTATGCTGGACAAAAGATAGCTTTAGGAGGGATGAAAATTGCATGTTGTTACAGGAGGTGCCTACAACGGAAAATCAGCGTGGGTAA
- a CDS encoding adenosylcobinamide-GDP ribazoletransferase produces MKSYVYGMILTIQFFSILPLRKEVPITPIHLERAIRVFPAFGWILGFSYAAILYGLIQWTPFSSLAIAFIIWLITIVLTGGIHLDGWMDASDAFFSYRDRDKRLEIMKDPRTGAFGVLSVIVLLSARFLFIYEIIIRIERPSYLFIFFIPFFSRIVMGMMLALVPPAKEEGLGHLFQQSCTRSTIWSYCWYLIPAAILLWTQGLQSVMIGTGMLICSLLLFLFARKKVRTWFGGISGDTVGATTEGVEVCLWMIVWLLHYYVMG; encoded by the coding sequence ATGAAATCCTATGTATACGGTATGATACTCACGATTCAATTTTTTAGTATCCTGCCACTGAGAAAGGAGGTTCCAATTACACCTATTCATTTGGAACGTGCTATTCGGGTGTTCCCTGCTTTTGGCTGGATCCTAGGGTTCTCATATGCCGCCATTCTTTATGGCCTGATACAATGGACACCTTTTTCATCGCTGGCAATTGCATTTATCATCTGGCTAATCACGATTGTGCTTACTGGCGGTATTCATCTTGACGGCTGGATGGATGCAAGTGACGCGTTTTTTTCTTACCGCGATAGGGATAAGCGACTAGAGATTATGAAAGACCCCAGAACCGGTGCGTTTGGTGTATTAAGTGTCATTGTTCTGCTAAGTGCCAGATTTCTATTTATCTATGAAATCATCATTAGAATAGAAAGACCTTCCTATCTATTTATTTTCTTCATCCCATTTTTTAGCAGGATAGTTATGGGAATGATGCTCGCCCTTGTTCCACCTGCCAAAGAGGAGGGCCTGGGGCATCTATTCCAGCAGTCATGCACGCGTTCAACAATATGGAGTTATTGCTGGTATCTGATCCCAGCGGCTATTCTATTATGGACGCAAGGCTTGCAAAGTGTGATGATCGGGACCGGGATGCTTATCTGCTCACTGCTGCTATTTCTATTTGCAAGAAAGAAGGTCCGCACCTGGTTTGGAGGAATTTCCGGCGATACCGTTGGTGCAACAACAGAAGGAGTGGAGGTCTGTTTATGGATGATTGTATGGCTATTACACTATTACGTCATGGGATGA
- a CDS encoding cobyric acid synthase encodes MKGIMIQGTASNVGKSLVVTAVCRMLVNEGLSVAPFKSQNMSNYVQVLQDGLEISRAQALQAEAAKVDPTVWMNPIVLKPSSDLKAEVVMLGKTKKTLTGRDYRNSFYETGLAVIKDSLHHLNQQYDVLVMEGAGSPVELNLKNNELVNMKIAELADVPVLLIADIDRGGVFASIIGTLELLSHPERKRVKGIIINKFRGDQSLFAEGIRWIEKNTRLPVLGIIPHIHHTIEREDSYGTEGQVPCPEPPVSTAVDRYDDLAAQIKNHLDWEHMINIINQWDRQ; translated from the coding sequence ATGAAGGGCATTATGATTCAAGGAACCGCTTCTAACGTTGGGAAAAGCCTGGTTGTCACTGCTGTTTGCCGAATGTTGGTCAATGAGGGCTTGTCTGTTGCACCATTCAAATCCCAAAACATGTCCAATTATGTTCAAGTCTTACAAGATGGACTTGAAATTTCACGCGCCCAGGCATTACAGGCTGAGGCAGCAAAGGTAGATCCAACTGTATGGATGAATCCAATTGTGCTGAAACCAAGTTCAGACCTTAAAGCCGAAGTGGTTATGCTAGGTAAAACCAAAAAAACATTGACAGGACGGGATTATCGGAATTCCTTTTATGAAACAGGATTAGCAGTTATCAAGGATTCATTACATCACTTAAACCAACAGTATGATGTTCTCGTTATGGAAGGCGCCGGGAGCCCAGTTGAACTAAATTTAAAAAACAACGAATTAGTCAATATGAAAATAGCTGAACTTGCCGATGTTCCCGTGCTGTTAATCGCCGATATCGACAGAGGAGGCGTTTTCGCTAGCATTATCGGTACACTGGAATTATTAAGTCACCCAGAAAGAAAACGCGTAAAAGGCATTATCATTAATAAATTCCGTGGCGACCAATCACTATTTGCAGAAGGCATCCGGTGGATTGAAAAAAACACCCGACTACCAGTACTAGGAATCATCCCACATATCCACCACACCATAGAACGAGAAGATTCCTATGGGACAGAGGGACAGGTCCCTTGTCCCGAGCCGCCTGTCTCAACAGCAGTCGACCGTTACGATGATTTAGCAGCGCAAATTAAGAACCATCTCGATTGGGAGCATATGATCAATATTATAAATCAGTGGGACAGACAATGA
- a CDS encoding bifunctional adenosylcobinamide kinase/adenosylcobinamide-phosphate guanylyltransferase, with protein sequence MEEKKLIFITGGVRSGKSTFAENYATSFVKGNEGTLRYIATSRPSDREMTSRISIHQLQRLNSGFNWETLEFPFNMAKAASFVQQSDIVLLDCLTVLLTNELFRDGFSENIWEQQDYQAKVMQLILEGIDAIRGKAKLLLIVSNEVLNEHITDRSLVQTYGRLLGMLHQELVRMSSEAYLVEAGIPILMKGGQPNEGHYDSRNRF encoded by the coding sequence ATGGAAGAAAAAAAGTTGATATTTATAACAGGCGGTGTCAGAAGTGGGAAAAGTACATTTGCGGAAAACTATGCAACATCTTTTGTTAAAGGGAATGAGGGAACGTTACGCTATATTGCCACATCCAGGCCATCGGATCGTGAAATGACAAGCAGAATTTCAATTCATCAATTGCAGCGCCTGAATAGCGGTTTTAATTGGGAGACCTTAGAGTTTCCTTTTAACATGGCTAAAGCCGCTTCTTTCGTTCAACAAAGTGACATTGTTTTGCTTGACTGTCTGACAGTCTTGCTGACCAATGAACTATTTCGCGATGGTTTCTCGGAAAACATCTGGGAACAACAAGATTACCAGGCTAAAGTAATGCAACTGATTCTGGAAGGAATTGATGCAATTAGAGGCAAAGCCAAACTGCTTTTGATTGTTTCGAATGAGGTACTGAACGAACACATAACAGATCGTTCGCTTGTTCAAACATATGGCAGATTGCTTGGAATGCTGCATCAAGAACTGGTCCGGATGTCATCTGAAGCATATTTGGTTGAAGCAGGAATACCGATTTTAATGAAGGGAGGACAGCCAAATGAAGGGCATTATGATTCAAGGAACCGCTTCTAA
- the cobD gene encoding threonine-phosphate decarboxylase CobD yields the protein MNWPIHGSNPQYIYNHLQLPMPKNIIDFSVNVNPFGPPALLKEKWIRWFAAVSDYPDPNNSELIEVISEKEKLPRSSILPGNGGAELIGLLAKMFSGKRVLLIQPTFSEYERMCTANGCQISNLILKENDWEIPVDDLSSKLARADVLFLCHPNNPTGIIYSEQLLLQIVNACQQQDCFLVIDEAFYDFTDESNTIASYLKDYNMLIIIRSMTKMYAIPGLRLGYILAAPSIIKELHQNQAHWSVNALALLAGKECLLADNYINKTKTFVSIERKRMVHALQQAGYLVSASRVNFYLVRDPELGDQLPLFMFLVKKGIVARHTANYQGLNGRWLRFSIKQTHENDILLKELLAWKKKS from the coding sequence TTGAATTGGCCAATACATGGATCTAATCCACAATATATATATAATCATCTGCAGTTGCCCATGCCAAAGAACATCATCGATTTCAGTGTGAATGTAAATCCATTCGGCCCGCCCGCATTATTGAAGGAAAAGTGGATTCGCTGGTTTGCGGCTGTTAGTGATTACCCGGACCCAAATAATAGTGAATTGATTGAGGTGATTTCGGAAAAAGAAAAATTGCCACGTTCATCAATTTTACCCGGAAATGGCGGTGCTGAACTCATTGGGTTGTTGGCAAAAATGTTTTCAGGTAAGCGTGTCTTGCTTATCCAGCCAACCTTTTCCGAATATGAGCGAATGTGCACTGCAAATGGTTGTCAAATTAGCAACTTAATTCTCAAAGAAAATGACTGGGAAATCCCAGTAGATGACTTGTCTTCCAAGTTAGCCCGTGCGGATGTGCTGTTTCTGTGCCATCCCAACAATCCAACTGGCATCATTTATTCTGAACAACTGCTTTTGCAGATTGTAAATGCCTGCCAGCAGCAAGACTGTTTCCTTGTTATAGATGAGGCGTTTTATGATTTTACGGATGAATCGAATACAATCGCTTCTTATCTCAAGGACTATAACATGTTAATTATTATTCGTTCGATGACGAAAATGTACGCCATCCCCGGATTACGCCTAGGCTACATTCTCGCTGCACCCTCCATCATTAAGGAACTGCATCAAAATCAAGCACATTGGAGTGTAAATGCATTAGCATTGCTAGCTGGGAAAGAATGCCTGCTTGCGGACAACTACATCAATAAGACAAAAACATTCGTTTCAATTGAACGAAAACGGATGGTGCACGCATTGCAACAGGCAGGATATCTTGTCTCAGCCAGCAGGGTGAATTTTTATTTAGTTCGTGACCCTGAGTTGGGCGACCAATTGCCTTTATTTATGTTTCTAGTAAAAAAGGGGATTGTGGCCAGACATACTGCCAACTACCAGGGATTAAACGGTCGTTGGCTGCGCTTTTCAATTAAACAGACCCATGAGAACGACATCCTATTGAAAGAGTTGCTGGCATGGAAGAAAAAAAGTTGA
- the cbiB gene encoding adenosylcobinamide-phosphate synthase CbiB yields MIHHFAAIALAYILDLLIGDPERWPHPVRGFGRLISLLETQLNKGNYRKLKGLLMVLLIILTAFISSILLLSLCYQFHPVAGVIVEAVLIATTVSANNLKKAAMEVYRPLKNGDLAMARKKLSYIVGRDTEQLTEGEITRGTVETIAENTSDGITAPFFWSFIGGAPLALVYRAVNTCDSMVGYQNDAYQAYGWASAKLDDVLNWIPARLTAFVMVVVNRPIHTTTRNAWSILFRDARKHKSPNSGWGEAAVAALLGIQLGGTNSYQGTISISRKMGEIHVPLQAVHILQTITIMRRTVFLFLLCFMIGGIAIELANTWI; encoded by the coding sequence ATGATTCACCATTTCGCTGCCATTGCCTTGGCATATATACTGGACTTACTGATTGGGGACCCGGAAAGGTGGCCGCATCCTGTCAGGGGATTTGGCCGGCTTATTTCTTTACTTGAGACTCAACTGAATAAAGGAAACTACCGTAAACTAAAAGGATTACTCATGGTCTTACTCATTATTCTTACAGCATTTATCAGCAGTATTTTACTCCTTTCATTATGTTATCAATTCCACCCTGTCGCAGGTGTAATCGTTGAGGCTGTACTAATCGCGACAACTGTTTCTGCCAATAACCTGAAAAAGGCAGCTATGGAAGTTTATCGACCACTAAAAAATGGTGATCTTGCAATGGCCAGAAAGAAACTTTCTTATATTGTTGGGCGTGATACAGAACAACTAACAGAAGGGGAAATTACTAGAGGAACGGTTGAAACAATTGCTGAGAATACTAGCGACGGAATAACTGCTCCCTTCTTCTGGAGTTTTATTGGCGGGGCTCCTCTCGCCCTTGTGTACCGAGCAGTGAATACGTGTGACTCCATGGTAGGATACCAAAATGATGCATATCAAGCATATGGCTGGGCATCGGCCAAACTTGATGATGTCTTAAACTGGATTCCCGCCAGATTAACAGCTTTTGTGATGGTGGTCGTTAATCGGCCCATACATACCACCACAAGGAATGCCTGGTCGATCCTATTCCGCGATGCCCGAAAACATAAGAGTCCGAACAGCGGTTGGGGAGAGGCTGCTGTTGCAGCACTTCTCGGAATACAGCTAGGGGGAACTAATTCATACCAGGGAACAATATCCATTTCCAGGAAAATGGGTGAAATACACGTGCCGTTGCAGGCTGTTCATATTTTGCAAACGATTACGATTATGAGAAGGACTGTCTTCTTATTTCTACTATGTTTCATGATAGGAGGAATTGCCATTGAATTGGCCAATACATGGATCTAA
- a CDS encoding adenosylcobinamide amidohydrolase, which translates to MIEIKNVSGGYSNEAILKNISFDVKNGEFFGIIGPNGSGKTTLLKMISGILPVITGEIALNHKSISSYSVRDFAKWIAVLPQHTAQTFSYTVKETVSLGRYAHQKKLFQSFSEEDERVVQEVMKQTGIYHYRDDLLDKLSGGERQRVYLAQSLAQNPKILLLDEPTNHLDLAYQKELLDLLKKWTLSNQLTVVSIFHDLNLASLYCDRLLLLHDGTMKICDYPDEVLKMERIQEVYETNIEKFPHPKIPKPQIMLIPEDQQTGQETATIDESYLQVTKEMIQLHFPVSLKTMSSGVTGSGMGWFRTFVNRHVGKDYQCSNHRQEMIDYLRSHNLDPNETVGMMTAVNLEDVSFQALEVNGCSLLIVVTAGTGNAVDAAYGEQHAFAVTPGTINTWVFVNGKLTDEAFIQCIMTATEAKTKALREASIQDTTTNTYATGTSTDSILIAATQRGPLYAFGGSITPLGSLVGKGVYACTKKSLHRYLERIHKP; encoded by the coding sequence ATGATTGAAATCAAAAACGTTTCAGGTGGCTATTCGAATGAAGCCATTCTAAAGAATATATCCTTTGACGTTAAGAATGGAGAATTCTTTGGCATTATTGGCCCAAACGGCAGCGGTAAAACGACGTTATTGAAGATGATCAGTGGAATTTTGCCAGTAATCACCGGAGAAATTGCCCTAAATCATAAGTCCATTTCATCGTACTCCGTAAGGGATTTTGCCAAATGGATAGCTGTGCTGCCGCAGCATACAGCGCAAACGTTCAGCTATACCGTAAAAGAGACGGTTTCGCTTGGCCGTTATGCCCACCAGAAAAAACTTTTTCAATCATTTTCTGAGGAAGATGAACGGGTTGTTCAGGAAGTGATGAAACAAACAGGTATTTACCATTATCGGGATGATTTGCTGGACAAACTCTCAGGTGGTGAACGGCAGCGAGTGTACCTGGCTCAGTCCTTGGCACAAAACCCAAAAATTCTTTTGCTGGATGAACCGACCAACCACCTTGATTTAGCTTATCAAAAGGAATTACTGGATCTACTTAAAAAGTGGACCCTTTCCAACCAATTGACCGTTGTGTCGATTTTCCATGATTTAAATCTAGCAAGTTTGTACTGTGACCGGTTATTGCTGTTGCATGATGGAACCATGAAAATTTGTGATTATCCGGACGAGGTACTAAAAATGGAAAGGATTCAGGAAGTTTATGAAACAAATATTGAAAAGTTTCCCCACCCCAAAATACCTAAGCCGCAGATCATGCTCATTCCCGAGGATCAGCAGACCGGACAGGAGACAGCAACTATAGATGAGAGCTATTTGCAAGTTACAAAAGAAATGATTCAGCTTCATTTCCCCGTTTCCCTAAAAACCATGTCTTCGGGTGTTACCGGTTCTGGTATGGGATGGTTCCGGACATTTGTCAACCGCCATGTCGGAAAGGATTATCAGTGTTCCAACCATAGGCAGGAAATGATCGACTATTTAAGATCCCATAATCTGGACCCTAATGAAACAGTTGGCATGATGACGGCAGTTAATCTGGAAGACGTTTCCTTCCAGGCATTAGAAGTAAATGGATGTTCGCTGTTGATAGTTGTTACTGCCGGCACAGGCAATGCCGTGGATGCTGCGTATGGAGAGCAGCATGCCTTTGCGGTAACGCCGGGAACAATCAATACCTGGGTGTTTGTTAATGGAAAACTGACAGATGAGGCATTTATTCAATGTATTATGACAGCAACAGAGGCAAAAACAAAAGCATTACGGGAAGCATCTATACAGGATACAACGACAAATACTTACGCAACTGGAACATCTACAGACAGTATTTTAATTGCCGCTACCCAACGCGGGCCTTTGTATGCTTTTGGCGGGTCGATTACACCATTAGGCAGCCTCGTTGGTAAAGGTGTTTATGCCTGTACGAAAAAGTCTCTTCATCGTTATTTGGAAAGGATTCACAAACCATGA
- a CDS encoding FecCD family ABC transporter permease, with protein MEKQFIRMFLQNKKLSAYPILLLLLIVAVLMGISIGTVKVPVKTILTVIFAAVTQTPLPESINPMYESIVIDIRMPRVLLSGIVGASLAVAGAAFQGLLRNPLADPYTLGVSSGASVGAVLTIFFNLSLPFLGLYTLPVVSILASFITIIIVLFFARRVDRTMRVETIILTGVIFSSFLGALISLMIALTGEELRQIIGWLLGSVSMRGWDYVWIILPFSVIGSIILLMHTTELNAMSFGEEQAKHLGVHVERKKMNILIAGSILTGASVAVSGTIGFVGLVIPHFVRIVWGPDHKHLLPLSILAGAGFLISADLVSRVIIAPSELPIGVITALVGAPIFALILMRQRLERR; from the coding sequence TTGGAAAAGCAGTTTATCCGGATGTTTTTGCAAAATAAGAAACTTAGTGCCTATCCTATTTTATTACTGCTATTGATTGTTGCCGTCCTAATGGGTATATCGATTGGAACAGTAAAGGTTCCTGTGAAAACTATTTTAACAGTCATTTTCGCCGCAGTCACACAAACACCGCTACCTGAATCAATCAATCCGATGTATGAGAGTATTGTCATTGATATCCGGATGCCGCGCGTGTTACTGTCCGGCATTGTTGGCGCATCACTTGCAGTAGCCGGGGCTGCCTTTCAGGGTCTGTTGCGCAATCCACTGGCAGATCCATATACACTTGGTGTGTCTTCAGGAGCCAGCGTAGGTGCTGTTCTGACCATATTTTTCAACCTGTCCCTTCCGTTCTTAGGCTTGTACACCCTGCCTGTAGTGAGCATCCTTGCATCATTTATCACCATTATCATTGTTTTATTTTTTGCACGGCGGGTGGATCGTACGATGCGGGTTGAAACAATCATTTTAACGGGGGTTATTTTCAGTTCATTTCTTGGGGCGCTTATATCACTCATGATTGCTTTAACAGGCGAGGAACTGCGTCAGATTATTGGATGGCTGCTTGGTAGTGTTTCAATGAGGGGCTGGGATTACGTTTGGATTATCCTGCCGTTTTCAGTTATTGGTTCTATTATCCTGTTGATGCATACGACAGAACTAAATGCCATGTCCTTTGGGGAAGAACAGGCCAAGCATTTAGGTGTCCATGTTGAACGAAAAAAAATGAATATACTGATTGCCGGCTCTATTTTAACGGGAGCGTCAGTGGCCGTATCAGGAACAATTGGCTTTGTCGGCCTTGTCATTCCGCACTTTGTCCGAATTGTTTGGGGGCCGGACCATAAACACTTGCTTCCGCTATCCATTTTGGCAGGTGCTGGATTTCTTATTTCGGCTGATCTGGTGTCCCGGGTTATTATTGCTCCGTCCGAATTACCGATTGGCGTTATTACTGCTTTAGTCGGAGCACCAATCTTCGCATTGATCTTAATGAGGCAACGACTGGAAAGAAGATGA
- a CDS encoding ABC transporter substrate-binding protein produces MKKVILFLLTAMLLLVILAGCGSAEDLSKKSNGSANEAKTEQTAEKAAFPLSVKDGTGEELTIEKKPERIVSVLPSNTEIAFALGLGQQIVGVSDHDNYPEEATKKEKIGGLELNVEKILSLNPDLVLADQTNDAKALKQIKEAGIPVLIVGEATDFEGVYSNIELIGKTTGTQKEADKVIKGMKEKLASLKEKASAIKEDKRKDVYIELSPAPEIYTAGKNTFMDTLLSIIHADNASANQNGWSKVNEEAVIAANPDVIITTYGAYVDDPAAEVSSRDGWEDITAVKKNQIFDINADLTNRPGPRLVEGVEELGKAVYPDVFAK; encoded by the coding sequence ATGAAAAAGGTTATATTGTTTTTATTAACTGCCATGCTGTTACTTGTTATATTGGCAGGCTGCGGCAGCGCTGAGGATCTGTCTAAAAAGAGCAATGGCAGTGCTAATGAGGCGAAAACGGAACAAACAGCGGAAAAAGCCGCTTTTCCACTAAGCGTTAAAGATGGGACTGGAGAAGAATTAACGATTGAGAAAAAACCTGAACGGATTGTATCGGTTCTGCCAAGTAATACAGAAATTGCATTTGCACTTGGCCTTGGTCAACAGATTGTCGGGGTTTCCGACCACGATAACTACCCGGAGGAAGCAACGAAGAAGGAGAAAATAGGCGGATTGGAGTTGAACGTCGAGAAAATCCTATCATTGAATCCCGATTTAGTGTTAGCGGATCAGACAAATGATGCGAAGGCACTAAAACAAATAAAGGAAGCGGGAATTCCAGTATTGATTGTAGGTGAGGCAACCGACTTCGAGGGAGTTTATTCAAATATTGAATTGATTGGAAAAACGACCGGAACACAGAAGGAAGCGGATAAGGTAATTAAAGGTATGAAAGAAAAACTGGCATCATTAAAGGAAAAAGCAAGTGCCATTAAGGAAGATAAGCGTAAAGATGTATATATCGAACTATCACCAGCTCCTGAAATCTATACGGCGGGAAAAAATACATTTATGGATACCCTGCTATCCATCATCCATGCTGATAATGCATCAGCAAATCAGAATGGCTGGTCAAAGGTGAATGAAGAAGCGGTTATTGCAGCCAATCCGGACGTTATTATTACAACATATGGCGCCTATGTAGATGATCCGGCAGCCGAAGTATCCAGTCGTGACGGATGGGAAGATATTACAGCAGTGAAAAAGAATCAGATTTTTGATATAAATGCTGATCTAACCAATCGACCTGGTCCTCGTTTGGTCGAAGGAGTAGAGGAACTTGGAAAAGCAGTTTATCCGGATGTTTTTGCAAAATAA
- a CDS encoding SDR family NAD(P)-dependent oxidoreductase, producing the protein MKRLQDKIAIITGGASGIGKGIATAFVKEGATVAIVDLNEEIGNQTIKELQEFQPDSMFIQANLAEHDKLENIVKQVINQYGKLDILVNNAHASKNMPFDQTTKEDLDLSFDTGFYPTFYLMQAALPYLKQTHGKIINFASGAGINGDANQAAYAAAKEAIRAISRVTANEFGPFGINVNLISPIANSPGVQKWAKEQPEYYQSMLSNIPMRRLGELESDIGRVAVFLASEDANYITGQTIMVDGGATKLR; encoded by the coding sequence ATGAAGAGATTACAGGATAAAATTGCAATCATTACTGGCGGAGCATCTGGTATTGGAAAAGGGATAGCCACTGCGTTTGTTAAGGAAGGTGCAACGGTTGCTATTGTAGATTTGAATGAAGAGATTGGTAATCAGACAATAAAGGAATTACAAGAATTTCAGCCGGATTCCATGTTTATTCAGGCAAATCTTGCTGAACATGATAAACTAGAAAATATAGTCAAACAAGTAATTAATCAGTATGGAAAGTTAGATATATTAGTTAATAATGCACATGCATCAAAAAATATGCCGTTTGATCAAACAACAAAAGAGGATCTTGATTTATCCTTTGATACAGGGTTCTATCCAACGTTTTACTTAATGCAGGCGGCGTTGCCATATTTAAAGCAAACACACGGTAAGATCATTAATTTTGCATCCGGTGCTGGTATTAATGGAGATGCCAATCAAGCAGCATACGCAGCTGCAAAAGAGGCAATTCGTGCGATTTCACGCGTAACAGCGAATGAATTTGGACCATTTGGCATCAATGTTAACCTGATTTCTCCTATTGCAAATTCACCGGGTGTTCAAAAGTGGGCGAAGGAGCAGCCTGAATACTATCAATCCATGCTGTCTAACATTCCAATGCGCAGACTTGGTGAACTGGAAAGCGATATTGGGCGGGTAGCGGTATTCTTAGCGAGTGAGGATGCCAATTATATTACCGGGCAGACAATAATGGTTGATGGGGGAGCGACAAAACTACGTTAA